The Methanothrix soehngenii GP6 genome has a window encoding:
- a CDS encoding efflux RND transporter permease subunit, which yields MAVQRGNEAYAMNGSEQLGRWISDNPIIIIFATLLITLSAVHYAQQIEMQGLTTESMVGKDSALYQVYDHLYVQNFGTASIAVLIEADDVAKPEVLRSMLTFSDKMKEAPDVLSVTSIADIVADTEKESSGIRAIPDQERIDEILSADDLILAAILPDRSHTMLSIELPVSLTESEQGELYQETKGQLLLASFPADTRLTVTGDPALMNSITAEMAESNGPILLLAAFLMIVALLITFNQVKWSLLPIPIVFLGVGWTFGAMGLLHIPFTMVSMSAFPVLIGIGIDYAIQFQNRINEEFTRTGQPQKAVVETVKHVTKPVIIALIITSIGFISLLTSSIPMIRDFGLLCLIGLILCFLSALFVGVTILYIAVGKRLNHQPIDKHSTQDTNAGDRGEGSRREEETIFERMLDGISGFCIERWQLVLALALLLSLAGIYSDTQVPVDTDFKNYVPQDLPPLIDYWHMSETFGGTDSIQLLVQADDVTDPRVLEWMEEFSIYLKGSRDQILGYTSIASLTKEANQGTLPTDRTIIRTLIEALPANWRDIYLDGHNTAIIDLNVGQTITNLGTEGSDRLMKEIDKDIAWNPPPAGVSVRMTGDAVVMTTVITALTKGRTEMTLFGLLLIFIVLLAIYRDLIKALLPVLPMLVVIGWMGGVMYISGMKYTPLTACLGALILGVGSEYAILMMERFYEELEKIGEPRKALSTATRAIGSALIASGLTTIFGFAALISSPFLITNNFGMVTVLAIVFALATTFTVFVVLIYRMELRRELVKNAIAGIFKAFRLIRPEES from the coding sequence ATGGCAGTTCAAAGAGGAAACGAGGCATATGCAATGAACGGCTCAGAACAGCTCGGCCGGTGGATCTCAGACAATCCCATTATTATCATCTTTGCCACACTGCTCATCACCCTCAGCGCCGTCCACTATGCCCAACAGATCGAGATGCAAGGGCTGACCACCGAAAGCATGGTGGGCAAGGACTCCGCCCTTTATCAGGTCTATGACCATCTCTATGTGCAGAACTTTGGAACCGCATCCATCGCCGTATTGATCGAGGCGGATGATGTGGCAAAGCCAGAGGTCCTCCGGTCGATGCTCACCTTCTCCGATAAGATGAAAGAGGCTCCGGATGTCCTCTCCGTCACCAGCATAGCCGATATAGTGGCCGATACAGAGAAAGAGAGCAGCGGAATAAGAGCCATTCCCGATCAGGAGAGGATAGATGAGATCCTGTCCGCGGACGATCTCATATTGGCGGCTATATTGCCCGATCGCAGCCATACCATGCTCTCCATAGAGCTGCCGGTCTCCCTCACGGAAAGCGAGCAAGGGGAGCTGTACCAGGAGACAAAAGGCCAGCTGCTGTTGGCCAGCTTTCCTGCTGACACCAGGCTGACGGTCACCGGCGATCCTGCCCTGATGAATTCGATAACTGCAGAGATGGCCGAGAGCAACGGTCCCATTCTTCTCCTGGCAGCTTTTCTGATGATCGTGGCATTGCTGATCACCTTCAACCAGGTGAAGTGGTCCCTACTTCCTATACCAATCGTCTTCCTGGGAGTTGGCTGGACCTTCGGTGCCATGGGCCTCTTGCATATACCATTCACCATGGTGTCGATGTCCGCATTTCCAGTCCTGATAGGCATAGGCATCGACTATGCCATCCAGTTCCAAAACCGGATAAATGAGGAGTTCACTCGCACCGGCCAGCCGCAAAAAGCGGTGGTAGAAACGGTCAAACACGTCACCAAACCGGTGATCATCGCCCTGATCATAACCTCCATTGGCTTTATCTCTCTGCTCACATCCTCCATCCCCATGATCAGGGACTTCGGATTGCTCTGCTTGATCGGACTGATCCTCTGCTTCCTCTCTGCCCTCTTCGTGGGGGTGACCATCCTCTACATTGCCGTGGGAAAGCGCTTGAACCACCAGCCAATAGATAAGCATTCGACCCAAGATACGAATGCAGGCGACCGGGGAGAAGGCAGCCGGAGGGAAGAGGAGACGATCTTTGAGAGGATGCTGGATGGAATCTCAGGCTTTTGCATTGAGAGGTGGCAGCTCGTTTTGGCTTTAGCCCTACTTCTTTCCCTGGCCGGCATATATTCAGATACCCAGGTCCCCGTGGACACCGACTTCAAGAACTATGTGCCCCAGGATCTGCCTCCTCTGATAGATTACTGGCATATGAGCGAGACCTTCGGGGGCACTGACAGCATCCAGCTGCTGGTGCAGGCCGATGATGTCACCGATCCGCGGGTGCTGGAGTGGATGGAGGAGTTCTCCATCTATCTGAAAGGCTCCAGAGATCAGATATTGGGATATACGAGCATTGCCAGCCTGACAAAAGAGGCAAACCAGGGAACTCTCCCCACGGATAGGACAATCATCCGCACGCTAATCGAGGCCCTTCCTGCCAATTGGCGGGATATATACCTGGATGGACACAACACCGCCATAATCGACCTCAATGTAGGCCAGACCATAACCAACCTGGGCACCGAGGGCTCAGACCGGCTGATGAAAGAGATCGATAAAGACATCGCCTGGAATCCTCCTCCCGCAGGGGTCTCGGTGAGAATGACTGGAGACGCAGTGGTGATGACCACGGTCATAACCGCCCTGACCAAAGGAAGAACAGAGATGACTCTCTTCGGACTCTTGCTGATATTCATTGTGCTCTTGGCGATTTACCGGGATCTGATAAAGGCCTTGCTTCCTGTGCTTCCCATGCTGGTGGTGATAGGCTGGATGGGTGGTGTGATGTACATATCAGGCATGAAATACACCCCTCTTACTGCGTGCCTGGGAGCCCTGATCCTGGGAGTAGGATCAGAGTACGCCATCCTGATGATGGAGCGGTTCTATGAAGAGCTGGAGAAGATCGGCGAACCTAGAAAGGCCCTCTCCACAGCCACCAGGGCCATAGGCTCGGCATTGATCGCCTCAGGGCTTACCACCATATTCGGATTTGCCGCCTTGATATCATCCCCATTTCTGATCACCAATAACTTCGGCATGGTGACCGTTCTGGCCATAGTCTTCGCCCTGGCCACCACCTTCACCGTATTTGTGGTGCTGATCTACCGCATGGAATTGAGAAGAGAGCTAGTGAAGAATGCAATTGCCGGAATATTCAAAGCCTTCCGGCTCATCCGTCCAGAGGAGAGCTGA
- a CDS encoding HAD family hydrolase — MSGDLAVVMDVAGTIMRMYRVAKDIPGDIILEKVVTWELIMEKSGRALVVPQIDPDMIISCNPDHPIRVLVLGREDCIKISCSSSQISPDEVLRILKSSPVKMRELQEACAIVKAKCPGNYRTAGFIVDHDHGEIAYAISTGGIPFPGLERVLLDLKAMGADVYLASGDSRRSLNSLDDLGIDPSRMNPVANPWRKKEIVAELKERYGHVVMVGDGLNDIYALKAADLGVLTVEQHTRPSPRLLDSASVIIKSIRDLPRVIKESGSIGQNESTPSRQGELQEKYYIP, encoded by the coding sequence ATGTCAGGGGATCTCGCTGTGGTCATGGATGTAGCAGGGACCATTATGAGGATGTATCGCGTGGCCAAGGACATACCAGGAGATATTATCCTGGAGAAGGTCGTCACCTGGGAGCTTATCATGGAGAAGAGTGGCCGGGCACTGGTAGTGCCTCAGATCGATCCGGATATGATAATATCCTGCAATCCCGACCATCCCATCAGAGTGCTGGTCTTGGGTCGCGAGGATTGCATCAAGATCAGCTGCTCATCCTCTCAGATCTCCCCAGATGAGGTCTTGAGGATTCTGAAGAGCTCTCCGGTCAAGATGCGCGAGCTGCAGGAGGCCTGTGCAATAGTGAAAGCGAAATGCCCGGGGAACTATCGCACTGCAGGATTCATCGTTGACCATGATCATGGAGAGATCGCCTATGCAATCAGCACTGGTGGCATTCCATTTCCTGGATTGGAGAGGGTACTGCTTGATTTAAAGGCTATGGGCGCAGATGTTTATCTAGCCTCAGGAGATAGCAGAAGGAGCCTGAACAGCCTGGACGATCTGGGCATAGATCCATCGCGAATGAATCCAGTAGCCAACCCCTGGCGGAAGAAGGAGATTGTAGCAGAGCTCAAGGAAAGGTATGGCCATGTGGTCATGGTTGGCGATGGCTTGAATGATATCTATGCCTTGAAGGCGGCAGACCTGGGAGTTTTGACGGTGGAGCAGCACACTCGCCCCTCTCCCAGGTTGCTGGATTCCGCTAGTGTCATCATCAAGAGCATCCGTGACCTTCCCCGAGTCATTAAAGAATCTGGATCTATCGGCCAGAACGAATCTACTCCTTCCCGACAAGGCGAACTACAAGAAAAGTATTATATACCTTGA
- a CDS encoding AbrB/MazE/SpoVT family DNA-binding domain-containing protein — protein sequence MSGLITNIDANGRVQLPLAIRYGLDLCTGDRIAIDHLGDGTIILKKIDDGVTLKGADRSNARAEKASSS from the coding sequence GTGAGTGGATTGATTACCAATATCGATGCTAACGGCAGGGTTCAGCTTCCCCTAGCCATCAGATATGGCCTTGACCTATGCACTGGAGACAGGATTGCCATAGACCATTTGGGCGATGGGACCATCATTCTCAAAAAGATCGATGATGGGGTTACTCTAAAAGGAGCAGACAGGTCAAATGCCAGGGCAGAAAAGGCATCCAGCAGCTGA
- the rpsJ gene encoding 30S ribosomal protein S10, with amino-acid sequence MQKARIRLSGTNPLMLDDICNQVKGIAQRTGVHMAGPIPLPTKRMVVPCRKSPDGEGTATWDHWEMRVHKRLIDLDADERALRQLMRIQVPKNVNIEIVLES; translated from the coding sequence ATGCAAAAGGCTAGAATTCGGCTCTCTGGCACCAATCCCTTGATGCTGGACGATATCTGCAATCAGGTCAAAGGGATTGCCCAGAGGACGGGCGTCCATATGGCGGGCCCCATCCCTCTTCCCACTAAGAGAATGGTTGTACCATGCAGAAAGAGCCCTGATGGAGAGGGAACAGCGACCTGGGACCACTGGGAGATGAGGGTGCACAAGAGGCTTATCGATCTAGATGCCGATGAGCGCGCTCTTCGGCAGCTCATGAGGATTCAGGTTCCTAAAAACGTGAATATAGAAATCGTTCTGGAAAGCTGA
- the tuf gene encoding translation elongation factor EF-1 subunit alpha has protein sequence MADTKPHLNLAFIGHVDHGKSTTVGRLMFETGAVDPHVIDEYKKEAASKGKATFEFAWVMDSLKEERERGVTIDIAHHRFDTAKYYFTVVDCPGHRDFVKNMITGASQADAAVLIVAVPDGVMAQTKEHVFLSRTLGVNQLVVAMNKIDATTPPYDEKRYNEVKEEVGKLLKMVGYKVDDIPFIPLSGLMGDNLAKASTNTPWYKGPTLLEALNNLKVPDKPTNLPLRVPVQDVYTISGVGTVPVGRVETGVMRKNDKIVFQPANVTGEVKSIEMHHEEVPEAFPGDNIGWNVRGVSKKDIRRGDVCGSVEKPPTVAKEFKAQIVVLQHPSAISAGYTPVFHCHTAQIACTLTAILAKLDPRSGAVKEENPAFIKAGDAAIIMVTPSKPMVIEPVKEIPQLGRFAIRDMGTTVAAGMCMSVVPR, from the coding sequence ATGGCAGATACTAAGCCGCATCTCAATCTAGCATTCATTGGACACGTCGACCACGGAAAGTCGACAACCGTAGGCAGATTGATGTTCGAGACAGGGGCTGTAGACCCCCACGTCATTGATGAGTATAAAAAAGAAGCAGCAAGCAAAGGTAAGGCAACCTTCGAGTTCGCCTGGGTCATGGACAGCCTGAAGGAAGAGCGCGAGAGGGGCGTTACCATCGACATCGCCCATCATCGCTTCGATACCGCCAAGTACTACTTTACCGTGGTGGACTGCCCTGGCCACAGGGACTTCGTGAAGAACATGATCACCGGGGCCAGCCAGGCAGATGCTGCCGTATTGATCGTGGCCGTCCCGGACGGAGTCATGGCTCAGACCAAGGAGCACGTCTTCCTGTCCAGGACCCTGGGAGTCAACCAGCTGGTTGTGGCTATGAACAAGATCGATGCCACCACCCCACCCTACGACGAGAAGAGGTACAACGAGGTCAAGGAAGAGGTAGGCAAGCTCCTCAAGATGGTTGGATACAAGGTAGATGATATACCATTCATACCCCTCTCCGGTCTGATGGGAGATAACCTGGCCAAAGCCAGCACCAATACGCCCTGGTACAAGGGCCCAACCCTACTCGAGGCCTTAAACAACCTCAAGGTCCCGGATAAGCCCACCAACCTGCCTCTGCGCGTACCGGTGCAGGACGTCTATACCATCTCAGGTGTCGGCACTGTGCCCGTGGGCAGAGTAGAGACCGGTGTCATGAGAAAGAACGATAAGATAGTCTTCCAGCCCGCAAATGTGACCGGCGAGGTCAAGTCCATTGAGATGCATCATGAGGAGGTGCCTGAGGCATTCCCCGGAGATAACATCGGATGGAATGTGCGTGGCGTCTCCAAGAAGGACATTCGCCGGGGAGATGTCTGCGGATCGGTGGAGAAGCCCCCGACCGTTGCCAAGGAGTTCAAGGCCCAGATAGTGGTGCTGCAGCATCCAAGCGCCATATCCGCTGGATATACTCCAGTATTCCACTGCCATACAGCTCAGATCGCCTGCACCCTGACAGCCATTCTGGCCAAGCTGGACCCGAGGTCCGGTGCAGTTAAGGAAGAGAATCCCGCCTTCATCAAGGCTGGAGATGCGGCCATCATCATGGTCACTCCCTCCAAGCCCATGGTCATTGAGCCGGTGAAGGAGATTCCCCAGCTGGGCAGGTTCGCCATTAGAGACATGGGCACGACCGTCGCAGCCGGCATGTGCATGAGCGTGGTACCACGCTGA
- a CDS encoding elongation factor EF-2, producing the protein MGKRKKIAERVTTLMDKPQFIRNIGIVAHIDHGKTTLSDNLLGGAGMISMDLAGKQLFMDFDPLEQARGITIDAANVSMVHEVDGKEYLINMIDTPGHVDFGGDVTRAMRAVDGAVVVVDAVEGAMPQTETVLRQALKEGVRPVLFVNKVDRMINELKVEKKDMAARLGKVIDNVNKLILGMDEEKYKAGWKLDAAKGNIAFGSALYNWAISVPQMKKTGIGFDQVVDYCHEGKMKELAEKVPLYIAVNDMVVKFLPSPIEAQKERVGVIWHGDWDSPVGKAMASCDPNGPVAFMINKVKVDPHAGEVATGRLFSGTLRRGMELYVSGFGGTNRIQQTGVVMGAERVEVEEIPAGNIAAVTGLRDAIVGSTISSEENMTPFEQIKHVSEPVMTVAVEAKNTRDLPKVVEVLRQIAKEDPTLQVTINEETGEHLMAGMGELHLDVTVTRLQRDRGVELKTSPPIVVYRESIAGHAGPVEGKSPNHHNRFYIEFEPLEEGVIQSLKEGKISMKMEEIERRKLLIENGMDKDEARNISGYYGTNILLNMTKGIQYLRETMELILEGFEEALKNGPICREPVQGIKAKIMDVKLHEDAVHRGPAQVIPAVRQAVQAGILMADPVLLEPFQNVYIQVPQDQMGGAMSEIQGRRGVILNMDSQGDMVILKSKMPVAQMFGFSGAIRSATEGRALWSTEFAGFEPLPANLLLETVKQIRTRKGLKPEMPKPSDYLKVV; encoded by the coding sequence ATGGGCAAGAGGAAGAAGATAGCAGAACGCGTAACCACTCTGATGGATAAACCCCAGTTTATCAGGAACATCGGAATCGTAGCACATATCGATCACGGCAAGACAACCCTTTCTGATAACCTGTTGGGCGGGGCAGGCATGATCTCCATGGATCTGGCAGGAAAGCAGCTATTCATGGATTTCGATCCCCTGGAGCAGGCCCGAGGAATCACCATCGATGCCGCCAATGTCTCCATGGTCCATGAGGTGGACGGCAAAGAGTATCTGATCAATATGATTGACACTCCCGGCCACGTGGACTTCGGGGGCGACGTCACAAGAGCCATGCGCGCTGTGGACGGTGCTGTGGTGGTCGTGGACGCGGTAGAGGGCGCCATGCCCCAGACGGAGACCGTGCTCAGACAGGCTCTGAAGGAGGGCGTTCGGCCGGTCCTTTTCGTCAATAAAGTGGACCGGATGATCAACGAGCTCAAGGTGGAGAAGAAGGACATGGCCGCTCGCCTGGGCAAGGTCATTGACAATGTCAACAAGCTCATCTTAGGAATGGATGAGGAGAAATATAAAGCCGGCTGGAAGCTGGATGCCGCCAAGGGAAATATCGCCTTCGGGTCAGCCCTCTATAATTGGGCAATAAGCGTTCCCCAGATGAAGAAGACGGGGATCGGCTTTGATCAGGTGGTAGACTACTGCCATGAAGGAAAGATGAAGGAGCTGGCAGAGAAGGTTCCCCTGTACATTGCAGTCAACGATATGGTGGTCAAGTTCCTGCCCAGTCCCATCGAGGCCCAGAAGGAGCGGGTCGGGGTCATCTGGCACGGCGATTGGGACAGCCCGGTGGGGAAGGCCATGGCTTCATGCGATCCGAATGGGCCGGTGGCTTTCATGATCAACAAGGTCAAGGTCGACCCTCATGCTGGCGAGGTGGCCACAGGAAGGCTCTTCTCCGGGACACTCAGGCGGGGCATGGAGCTTTATGTATCTGGCTTCGGTGGAACCAACCGCATTCAGCAGACCGGCGTGGTAATGGGTGCGGAGAGGGTAGAGGTAGAGGAGATCCCGGCAGGGAACATCGCAGCGGTTACCGGCCTTAGGGATGCGATCGTCGGATCCACTATATCCTCAGAGGAGAATATGACCCCCTTCGAGCAGATCAAGCATGTCTCCGAACCGGTCATGACCGTGGCGGTCGAGGCCAAGAACACCCGCGACCTGCCCAAGGTGGTCGAGGTATTGAGGCAGATCGCCAAGGAGGACCCAACTTTGCAGGTCACCATCAATGAGGAGACCGGAGAGCATCTCATGGCAGGCATGGGTGAGCTGCATTTGGATGTCACCGTCACCAGGCTCCAGCGCGATCGCGGTGTAGAGCTGAAGACCTCTCCGCCCATTGTGGTATACCGGGAGTCCATAGCCGGCCATGCGGGGCCAGTAGAAGGAAAGTCGCCCAACCATCATAACCGCTTCTATATCGAGTTTGAGCCTCTGGAAGAAGGAGTGATCCAGTCCCTGAAAGAGGGCAAGATCAGCATGAAGATGGAGGAGATTGAGCGCAGAAAGCTGCTCATCGAAAATGGCATGGATAAGGATGAGGCCCGGAACATATCCGGCTACTACGGGACCAATATCCTTCTTAATATGACCAAAGGCATTCAGTACCTGAGAGAGACCATGGAGCTCATACTGGAAGGCTTCGAGGAGGCCTTGAAGAACGGCCCCATCTGCAGGGAACCGGTCCAGGGGATAAAGGCCAAGATCATGGATGTGAAGCTGCACGAGGATGCAGTGCACCGCGGCCCGGCTCAGGTCATTCCCGCAGTCAGGCAGGCAGTGCAGGCAGGGATCCTAATGGCAGATCCCGTGCTGCTCGAGCCCTTCCAGAACGTCTATATACAGGTGCCTCAGGATCAAATGGGTGGAGCCATGTCTGAGATCCAGGGGAGAAGAGGCGTCATCCTAAACATGGACAGCCAGGGCGATATGGTGATCCTTAAATCCAAGATGCCTGTGGCTCAGATGTTCGGTTTCTCCGGGGCGATAAGATCGGCCACCGAAGGGAGAGCCCTCTGGTCGACGGAGTTCGCAGGATTCGAGCCCCTGCCCGCAAACCTGCTCTTAGAGACTGTCAAGCAGATCAGGACCAGAAAGGGCTTGAAGCCGGAGATGCCCAAACCCAGTGATTACCTGAAGGTCGTATAA
- a CDS encoding aspartate kinase, with product MARLVMKFGGVSVADGNRLRHVGDLVAHFHRDNEIVLVTSALQGVTDELLACARRAASEGNVSDVMDFMERITDRHNQAIADAIQNPAIAKEVQGIISEKLSLLEKAYIGICYLGELTRRSLDYISGYGEQLAAPILSGVLRDMGIESQHYTGREAGIITDSNYGDARPLEKTYGLIPQKLLPLKGVPVVTGFIAQDEKGTNTTLGRGGSDLSASLIGAAINADEIWFWKETSGIMTTDPKIVPEAKTIPTISYREAMELSYFGAKVLHPRAIEPAIKKGIPVRVKCTFDPEDPGTQIVRDDVPKEDVIKAVTLHQKVELLNISGAGMIGTLGVAARAFTALAEAGINIVMISQGSSEANISMVIEEGQADRADEALRSEFPRDVVKEISHDHDVCTVAVTGSGMAGTPGVAARVFKAMGQAKINVVMISQASGQHNISFVVASADGERAVRELHREFGLGGEA from the coding sequence ATGGCGCGCTTGGTAATGAAGTTTGGTGGTGTTTCCGTTGCTGACGGAAACCGGCTGAGGCATGTGGGCGATCTTGTCGCGCATTTCCATCGCGACAATGAGATAGTCCTCGTCACCTCTGCCCTTCAAGGGGTAACGGATGAGCTTCTGGCCTGTGCCAGAAGGGCGGCCAGCGAAGGCAATGTCTCAGATGTGATGGACTTCATGGAGAGGATCACAGATAGACACAACCAAGCGATAGCAGATGCAATCCAGAATCCTGCAATCGCCAAAGAGGTACAGGGTATAATATCTGAGAAGCTCTCATTGCTCGAGAAGGCCTACATCGGCATCTGCTATCTGGGAGAGCTAACCAGACGCTCGCTCGACTATATCTCCGGCTATGGCGAGCAGCTGGCTGCACCCATTCTATCCGGGGTGCTGCGGGATATGGGAATCGAATCCCAGCATTATACCGGAAGAGAGGCGGGAATCATCACCGACAGCAATTACGGGGATGCCAGACCCCTGGAGAAGACCTATGGCCTTATCCCCCAGAAGCTACTGCCGTTGAAGGGCGTCCCAGTGGTCACCGGATTCATAGCCCAGGACGAGAAGGGGACGAATACCACCCTTGGCCGTGGTGGCTCCGACCTTTCCGCATCACTGATCGGTGCGGCGATCAATGCGGATGAGATCTGGTTCTGGAAGGAGACCTCCGGCATCATGACCACTGATCCCAAGATAGTGCCAGAGGCCAAGACGATACCCACCATCTCCTACCGGGAGGCGATGGAGCTCTCCTACTTCGGGGCTAAGGTCCTCCATCCCAGAGCCATCGAGCCAGCCATAAAAAAGGGTATCCCTGTGAGGGTTAAGTGCACCTTCGATCCCGAGGACCCAGGAACTCAGATCGTGAGGGACGATGTTCCCAAAGAGGATGTGATCAAGGCGGTCACACTGCATCAGAAAGTCGAGCTTCTGAACATCTCCGGCGCTGGGATGATAGGGACACTGGGCGTTGCTGCTCGCGCCTTCACCGCTCTGGCCGAAGCGGGGATCAATATCGTGATGATCAGCCAGGGCTCCTCTGAGGCCAACATATCAATGGTCATAGAGGAGGGACAGGCAGATCGAGCGGATGAGGCTCTGCGATCCGAGTTCCCCAGAGATGTGGTCAAGGAGATCTCCCATGACCATGATGTCTGCACAGTAGCGGTGACAGGCTCGGGAATGGCCGGGACTCCTGGGGTAGCCGCCCGGGTGTTCAAGGCCATGGGTCAGGCTAAGATCAATGTGGTCATGATCAGCCAGGCATCTGGCCAGCATAACATCTCCTTTGTGGTGGCATCGGCGGATGGGGAAAGAGCAGTCCGGGAGCTTCATCGCGAGTTCGGTCTGGGTGGTGAAGCATGA
- the purM gene encoding phosphoribosylformylglycinamidine cyclo-ligase, with protein MKKLTYAQAGVDISLENRSIEAMKSVLTTRRKGFGAPLTDIGHYAGLLDMGSFALAMTTDGVGSKVLIANAISKWDTVGIDCIAMNVNDLYAIGAEPIAFVDYLAVEKVDPERAEQIAIGLARGAELSNMTIVGGETASLPEIIRGFDLAGTAIGVVDKDKVVTGEKIKKGDVLVGVPSSGLHSNGYTLARAIVAQSGYTYFDRLPGGEKSIGEELLVPTRIYHEVVELVGRCDVHGLAHITGSGLLKLRRISNLGFEITDPLEPQPIFHFLQEQGRVEDLEMYQTFNMGMGFLVVLAEEEAQEACRIMGPGSRVIGSVVGEGLRAGHLAF; from the coding sequence ATGAAGAAGCTCACCTATGCCCAGGCAGGAGTGGACATCAGCCTGGAGAATAGGTCCATCGAGGCCATGAAGTCCGTTCTCACCACCAGGCGCAAAGGGTTCGGGGCGCCATTGACCGATATAGGCCATTATGCAGGCCTCCTGGATATGGGAAGCTTTGCCCTGGCCATGACCACAGACGGGGTGGGTTCAAAGGTTCTGATCGCCAATGCCATCTCCAAGTGGGATACCGTGGGAATTGACTGCATAGCCATGAATGTGAACGACCTGTATGCCATCGGCGCGGAGCCCATAGCCTTTGTCGACTACCTGGCGGTGGAGAAGGTCGATCCCGAACGCGCTGAGCAGATAGCCATAGGTCTCGCCCGGGGTGCTGAACTCTCCAATATGACCATCGTGGGAGGAGAGACCGCCTCCCTGCCGGAGATCATCCGGGGATTCGACCTGGCCGGAACCGCTATCGGCGTCGTGGACAAGGATAAGGTGGTGACCGGGGAGAAGATCAAGAAGGGGGATGTGCTGGTTGGGGTCCCCAGCAGCGGCCTGCACAGCAACGGCTACACTCTGGCCAGGGCCATAGTGGCCCAATCCGGATACACTTACTTCGATCGCCTGCCCGGAGGGGAAAAAAGCATAGGAGAGGAGCTTTTAGTTCCCACCAGAATATATCATGAAGTGGTAGAGCTGGTGGGAAGGTGCGATGTCCACGGCCTCGCGCACATCACCGGCTCGGGACTACTAAAGCTGCGCCGGATCAGCAATCTCGGATTCGAGATCACCGATCCGCTGGAACCCCAGCCCATATTCCATTTCCTGCAAGAGCAGGGCAGGGTGGAGGATCTGGAGATGTACCAGACGTTCAACATGGGAATGGGCTTTTTAGTGGTGCTGGCGGAGGAAGAGGCCCAGGAAGCCTGCCGGATCATGGGACCTGGCTCTCGGGTCATAGGGTCGGTGGTAGGAGAGGGATTAAGAGCAGGCCATCTGGCCTTCTAG
- a CDS encoding ATP-binding protein: protein MKIAISGKGGVGKTTLAGTLARLFARDGYNVLAIDADPSMNLGSALGIPDLPKPVTEHKDLVEERAGMPMGMFKMNPKVDDVVGMCGCTGPDNVKLVVMGTIDSGGSGCMCPANAFVKALLRHVITREKDLVILDMEAGIEHLGRATARGVDAMIAVVEPGMRSIETVERIMQLGKEIGISRYFAVINKADDPGPVADKLSAMGIPVLGTIPFDRCLVEADLAGTPPIDADCPSVQSIKRIKEKLEEMFGENKIEKNE from the coding sequence ATGAAAATTGCCATCTCAGGAAAAGGAGGCGTGGGCAAGACCACCCTCGCCGGAACCCTGGCCCGTTTATTTGCGCGCGACGGCTACAACGTCCTGGCGATCGACGCCGACCCGAGCATGAACCTGGGCTCGGCTCTGGGCATTCCTGATCTGCCCAAGCCGGTCACTGAACACAAGGACCTGGTTGAGGAGCGAGCGGGCATGCCCATGGGCATGTTCAAGATGAACCCCAAGGTCGACGATGTTGTAGGCATGTGCGGCTGCACCGGGCCGGACAACGTCAAGCTGGTGGTCATGGGCACCATCGACTCCGGAGGATCGGGCTGCATGTGTCCTGCCAATGCCTTCGTCAAAGCCCTCCTTCGACATGTGATAACCCGGGAGAAGGATCTGGTGATCCTGGATATGGAAGCGGGCATAGAGCATCTGGGCCGGGCTACTGCCAGAGGCGTAGACGCCATGATCGCAGTGGTGGAGCCGGGGATGAGGTCCATTGAGACCGTGGAGAGGATAATGCAGCTGGGCAAAGAGATAGGCATCTCCAGGTACTTTGCTGTCATTAACAAGGCGGACGACCCCGGTCCTGTGGCGGACAAGCTCTCGGCAATGGGAATTCCAGTCCTCGGAACCATACCCTTCGATCGCTGCCTGGTGGAGGCGGACCTGGCAGGCACCCCTCCTATAGATGCCGACTGCCCTTCGGTCCAGTCCATCAAGAGGATAAAAGAGAAGCTTGAAGAGATGTTCGGCGAGAATAAAATAGAGAAGAATGAATAG